One Bos indicus isolate NIAB-ARS_2022 breed Sahiwal x Tharparkar chromosome 10, NIAB-ARS_B.indTharparkar_mat_pri_1.0, whole genome shotgun sequence DNA window includes the following coding sequences:
- the LOC139185144 gene encoding olfactory receptor 4N5 encodes MARENSTEVTEFILLGLTQSQDVQLLVFTLVLIFYLIILPGNFLIILTIRSDPSLTAPLYFFLGNLAFLDASYSFIVAPRMLVDFLSEKKVISYRGCITQLFFLHFLGAGEMFLLVVMAFDCYIAICRPLHYSTVMNPRACYALLLALWLGGFTHSIVQVALIIHLPFCGPNRLDNFFCDVPQVIKLACAHTFVVELLMVSNSGLLTLLCFLGLLASYAVILCRVKGHSSAGKSKALSTCTTHIIIVFLMFGPAIFIYTRPFRAFPADKVVSLFHTVIFPLMNPVIYTLRNQEIKASMRKLLSHHMVC; translated from the coding sequence ATGGCTAGGGAGAACAGCACTGAGGTGACAGAATTCATCCTACTTGGTCTGACCCAGTCTCAAGAtgttcagctcctggtcttcacACTAGTCTTAATTTTCTACCTCATCATCCTCCCTGGAAATTTCCTCATCATCCTCACCATCAGGTCAGACCCCAGTCTCACGGCCCCCCTCTACTTCTTCCTGGGCAACCTGGCCTTCCTGGATGCATCCTACTCCTTCATTGTGGCTCCCAGGATGCTGGTGGACTTCCTCTCTGAGAAGAAGGTGATCTCCTACAGAGGCTGCATCACTCAGCTCTTCTTCTTGCACTTCCTTGGGGCAGGGGAGATGTTCCTTCTTGTCGTGATGGCCTTTGACTGCTACATTGCCATCTGTCGTCCTTTGCACTATTCGACTGTCATGAACCCTAGAGCCTGCTATGCCTTGCTGTTGGCTCTGTGGCTTGGGGGATTTACTCATTCCATTGTTCAAGTGGCTCTTATTATCCACTTGCCCTTCTGTGGTCCAAACCGACTGGACAACTTCTTCTGCGACGTGCCACAGGTCATCAAGCTGGCCTGCGCTCACACCTTTGTGGTGGAGCTCCTGATGGTCTCCAACAGTGGCCTGCTCACCCTGCTGTGCTTTCTGGGCCTTCTGGCCTCCTATGCAGTCATCCTCTGCCGTGTAAAGGGGCACTCCTCTGCAGGGAAGAGCAAGGCTCTGTCCACATGCACCACACACATTATCATCGTGTTTCTCATGTTTGGACCTGCCATCTTCATCTACACCCGCCCCTTCAGAGCCTTCCCAGCTGACAAAGTGGTTTCTCTCTTTCACACCGTAATCTTTCCTTTGATGAACCCTGTGATTTATACCCTTCGCAATCAGGAAATAAAAGCTTCCATGAGGAAGTTGTTGAGTCATCACATGGTTTGCTGA
- the LOC139185453 gene encoding olfactory receptor 4K13-like, protein MDLLNNRSSVSEFILVGLSTSQETQILFFAIFFLVYVAIIVGNLLIVISVIVDNHLHSPMYFFLANLSFFDLCLSSAATPKVISDFLRKHKTISWWGCMTQMFFMHFFGGGEMSLLIAMAVDRYVAICKPLHYKTIMSHRVLTGFLLLSWVIGLIHTTSQMVFTVGLPFCGPNVLDSFFCDLPLVIKLACTETYILELLVIVNSGLLSLLCFILLLISYVVMLVTIWKHSSSASSKALSTLSAHITVVTLFFGPAIFIYAFPFNGYSVDKFLSVFYSIITPLLNPIIYTLRNQEMKAAIKRLSKHHIGAGLTH, encoded by the coding sequence ATGGATCTTCTGAATAACAGATCAAGTGTTTCTGAGTTCATTTTGGTGGGACTTTCTACTTCTCAAGAAACTCAAATACTCTTTTTCGCAATCTTCTTTCTTGTCTATGTCGCCATCATCGTAGGAAACCTCCTCATTGTCATCTCTGTGATAGTTGATAACCATCTTCACTCCcccatgtatttctttctggcAAATTTATCATTCTTTGATTTATGTCTTTCTTCTGCTGCAACTCCCAAAGTGATTTCAGACTTCCTTAGAAAACACAAGACCATCTCCTGGTGGGGCTGCATGACCCAGATGTTCTTTATGCACTTCTTTGGGGGTGGAGAGATGTCTCTTCTGATAGCTATGGCCGTTGACAGGTATGTCGCCATATGCAAACCCTTGCACTACAAGACCATCATGAGTCACAGGGTGCTCACTGGGTTTCTACTGCTCTCATGGGTGATCGGGCTTATCCATACTACAAGCCAGATGGTTTTTACGGTGGGTTTGCCTTTCTGTGGTCCCAATGTATTGGACAGCTTTTTTTGCGACCTCCCCCTGGTCATCAAGCTTGCCTGCACTGAAACTTACATCCTAGAGCTCTTGGTGATTGTGAACAGTGGGCTCTTGTccctgctctgcttcattctcttGCTCATATCCTATGTTGTCATGCTGGTCACCATCTGGAAGCACTCCTCCAGTGCATCCTCTAAGGCTCTGTCTACACTCTCTGCTCACATAACTGTAGTCACTCTGTTCTTTGGCCCTGCCATCTTCATCTATGCTTTCCCATTTAACGGTTACTCTGTAGAtaaatttctttctgtgttttactCTATCATCACTCCTCTCCTTAATCCAATTATTTATACTCTGAGGAATCAGGAAATGAAGGCAGCCATTAAGAGACTAAGCAAACATCATATTGGTGCTGGGCTCACCCACTAA